The Vibrio splendidus genome has a window encoding:
- a CDS encoding late competence development ComFB family protein yields the protein MQISVDVHNYMETLVGQVLATEEYVSSYNNEQLADLACLALGQLKPIYIRFDIDFLSALPEDKLVLYKRNSEIAVKNAESMIIDDRRRERDDNVPVIFSQHNFDDDVELQWYEKPLLNRKQS from the coding sequence ATGCAAATTAGTGTTGATGTTCACAACTATATGGAAACTCTGGTGGGTCAGGTTTTGGCTACCGAGGAATATGTGTCTAGTTATAACAACGAACAGTTGGCTGATCTGGCGTGTTTGGCTTTAGGTCAACTTAAGCCCATCTATATTCGTTTCGATATCGATTTTCTTTCGGCATTGCCAGAAGACAAACTGGTACTCTATAAACGAAATAGTGAGATCGCGGTCAAGAATGCTGAAAGTATGATTATTGACGATAGAAGACGCGAACGTGACGACAATGTGCCCGTTATATTTAGTCAACACAATTTTGATGATGACGTAGAATTGCAATGGTATGAAAAGCCATTGTTGAACCGTAAACAGTCGTGA
- a CDS encoding GGDEF domain-containing protein → MASSFVTSSMFRFCFPLFLLAILFAGMNNVILVTDSNLGFASNLPYILLSVAVLLCHTFRQGRMAMVSLTMLVAYLIIQVRLQTPLNTGTTLLELSLLAALVPVTCLLVYAFPDNGVNSKSMLLYAIVLVLFMVWAQLIVSHFHAGGFESWSEGLLFIVRDFSKLPFVLVLYSLCLLGLTAILVLVYNRSIDVVVYSTILLSSCTFIFFDVQYISSTMFSLSGTLIIVYVMSASHDMAFNDQLTNIPGRHALEVDMKHLGRKYSMAMVDIDHFKTFNDTYGHDIGDDVLKLVARILRETTGGAKAYRYGGEEFTIIFKGKYKEQAKEHLQVLISEIQNYDMTIRNSHERPDDHEVGIKNRGQNGKPSEVVNVTVSIGLSDSTTTKHPEEVLKLADKALYKAKETGRNKLCVDS, encoded by the coding sequence ATGGCATCTTCTTTTGTAACGTCGAGCATGTTTCGATTTTGCTTCCCTCTATTTTTATTGGCAATTTTATTCGCTGGTATGAACAACGTCATTCTCGTGACGGATTCAAACCTAGGGTTTGCTAGCAACCTTCCATATATCTTATTGAGCGTTGCCGTTTTGCTATGCCATACATTCAGACAAGGACGCATGGCCATGGTGTCATTAACCATGCTAGTAGCCTATCTGATCATCCAAGTTCGCTTGCAAACCCCTTTGAACACTGGAACCACCTTATTAGAGCTGTCGTTACTTGCGGCATTAGTACCGGTCACTTGCTTATTGGTGTATGCCTTCCCGGATAACGGTGTCAATTCAAAGTCGATGCTCCTTTACGCCATCGTTCTCGTGCTGTTTATGGTTTGGGCACAATTGATCGTTTCTCATTTCCATGCTGGCGGTTTTGAATCATGGAGTGAAGGCCTACTGTTCATTGTTAGAGACTTCTCCAAACTGCCTTTTGTTTTGGTGTTGTATAGCCTTTGCTTGCTTGGCCTTACAGCCATCCTAGTGCTGGTGTACAACCGTTCTATTGATGTTGTCGTTTATAGCACTATCTTGCTGTCCTCTTGTACGTTCATCTTCTTTGACGTGCAGTACATCTCTAGCACTATGTTCTCCTTATCAGGCACGCTGATCATCGTCTATGTGATGTCTGCTAGCCACGATATGGCTTTTAATGACCAACTGACTAACATCCCAGGTCGACACGCCTTAGAAGTCGATATGAAGCACTTAGGCCGTAAATATTCGATGGCGATGGTTGATATCGACCACTTCAAGACATTTAACGATACCTATGGCCATGACATTGGCGACGATGTGCTGAAACTGGTGGCTCGTATTCTTAGAGAAACCACCGGTGGTGCGAAAGCGTATCGCTATGGTGGAGAAGAGTTCACGATTATTTTTAAAGGCAAATACAAGGAACAGGCTAAAGAGCACCTTCAAGTTCTGATTTCAGAGATCCAAAACTACGACATGACCATTCGTAATAGCCACGAGCGTCCTGATGACCATGAAGTGGGTATCAAAAATCGTGGTCAGAACGGGAAACCATCGGAAGTGGTGAATGTGACGGTGAGTATTGGGCTGTCTGATAGTACAACCACCAAGCATCCTGAAGAAGTATTGAAGCTTGCTGACAAGGCACTCTACAAAGCGAAAGAAACCGGCCGAAACAAGCTGTGTGTTGATAGCTAA
- a CDS encoding Solitary outer membrane autotransporter beta-barrel domain yields the protein MPDSKSFYVTNTCWTLAVPLFFTAAPLFLTAVPLFLTAVPLFLTVVPTTANANSVSDLFRKELEQRFATSVLLNDTDVFTFGINNFDPNKVLSLDNEDIGSNDSVSRRQNITSLSLPYTFELPSYIEDNHQEVTLRLSALRIENDVEYASTIKSDFQKESVISGYVAFANVSQLNEHWSFSSAIGNHISYYRNDFEYRSPLLEPIQEQLDGVYYNTDAWAYIIEPKIKLTFEDKNDWGRYKLSTSWHYFNGFGWGEANNGDIGHPEGWYIANEAKIFYDLVRWDKNITSMYSSIRRIDIGGDTVASMGTTSYYEGSVGWLLNPNLFNDWVDNVGIGFTINYGSSLKGGSLVIFFNQD from the coding sequence ATGCCAGATTCAAAGTCATTTTATGTGACTAACACATGTTGGACGCTTGCGGTTCCTCTATTTTTTACCGCGGCTCCTCTATTTTTAACTGCAGTGCCTCTATTTTTAACTGCAGTGCCTCTATTTTTAACTGTAGTGCCAACCACCGCTAATGCTAACTCCGTGTCTGATCTTTTCAGAAAGGAACTAGAGCAGCGCTTTGCTACCAGTGTATTACTTAACGATACCGATGTTTTTACTTTTGGTATTAATAACTTCGACCCGAACAAAGTGCTGAGTTTGGACAATGAAGACATTGGTTCGAACGATTCGGTGAGTCGTCGACAAAACATCACATCTCTCAGTCTTCCTTACACATTTGAATTGCCAAGTTACATTGAAGACAACCATCAAGAGGTAACGCTACGCCTGTCAGCGTTACGAATTGAGAATGATGTAGAATATGCGTCAACAATCAAAAGTGACTTTCAAAAAGAGTCGGTGATTTCTGGTTACGTGGCGTTTGCCAATGTGTCTCAACTTAACGAACACTGGAGTTTCAGCTCTGCAATTGGTAATCATATTTCTTATTACCGCAATGACTTCGAATATCGATCTCCATTACTTGAGCCTATTCAAGAACAGTTGGACGGGGTCTATTACAATACCGATGCATGGGCATACATAATTGAGCCCAAGATCAAGCTGACCTTTGAAGACAAAAATGATTGGGGAAGATACAAACTCAGTACCAGTTGGCATTACTTTAATGGCTTCGGATGGGGAGAAGCCAATAACGGCGATATTGGTCACCCTGAAGGTTGGTATATCGCCAATGAAGCCAAGATTTTCTATGATCTAGTTCGTTGGGATAAAAACATCACATCGATGTACTCGAGTATAAGAAGAATTGATATAGGTGGTGACACCGTGGCTTCTATGGGCACAACATCTTACTACGAGGGCAGCGTAGGTTGGTTGCTTAACCCAAACCTGTTTAATGACTGGGTCGATAATGTGGGAATAGGGTTTACGATCAATTACGGAAGCAGTTTGAAAGGTGGGAGCTTAGTTATTTTCTTTAACCAAGATTAA
- a CDS encoding diguanylate cyclase yields MIEKGSSMRILLVDDVQLDRMQLAIRLKQLGHVVEAVGSGKEALNVYSDFDPELVLLDISMPDMDGFEVANEVRGQFPEWVPIIFLSGHEEPEMIAKAIDAGGDDYLIKPVNKVVLNSKLIAMQRIAHMRRELKQSTAKLEELNILLQQQANEDGLTKLYNRRYMDTKLEESIAWHGRRNIPMTVILLDVDFFKPYNDNYGHIQGDKCLQGLAGTLKQLFVRAGEFVGRYGGEEFVLILSDTDSDAAMLQATRIKEALHEMNYAHEHSTVSDRVTASQGVLSFVPDGGESTASIYEKVDQALYQAKQSGRNTFIQRNILELAR; encoded by the coding sequence ATGATAGAAAAGGGATCTTCGATGCGCATATTGCTGGTTGATGACGTTCAACTAGACAGGATGCAACTCGCTATTCGACTCAAGCAATTGGGTCATGTTGTAGAAGCTGTTGGTAGCGGAAAAGAAGCCCTGAATGTTTATTCTGATTTTGATCCTGAACTCGTGTTACTTGATATTAGCATGCCAGACATGGATGGATTTGAAGTGGCTAATGAGGTTCGTGGCCAATTCCCAGAATGGGTTCCCATCATCTTTTTGAGTGGTCATGAAGAGCCGGAGATGATCGCGAAAGCGATTGATGCTGGTGGTGATGATTATCTAATCAAACCGGTAAACAAAGTTGTTTTGAACTCTAAGTTGATTGCGATGCAGCGTATTGCGCACATGAGACGAGAGCTAAAACAGAGTACCGCCAAGCTCGAAGAACTGAATATTCTCCTTCAGCAACAAGCCAATGAAGATGGTCTGACTAAATTGTATAACCGTCGATATATGGATACTAAGCTTGAAGAGAGCATTGCATGGCACGGAAGACGTAATATCCCCATGACTGTCATACTTCTAGATGTAGACTTCTTTAAGCCTTACAACGATAATTACGGTCATATTCAAGGGGATAAGTGCTTGCAAGGGCTTGCCGGTACCTTGAAGCAGCTTTTTGTGCGTGCGGGAGAGTTTGTCGGTCGCTACGGCGGTGAAGAGTTTGTCCTTATCCTAAGTGACACAGACAGCGATGCTGCTATGTTGCAGGCGACACGTATAAAAGAAGCGTTGCATGAAATGAACTACGCTCATGAGCACTCAACGGTATCCGATAGAGTGACAGCGTCACAAGGTGTGCTCTCATTCGTGCCTGATGGGGGAGAATCTACCGCCTCTATTTACGAAAAGGTCGATCAAGCGCTTTACCAAGCGAAACAAAGCGGCAGAAATACCTTCATACAACGCAACATTTTGGAGCTTGCTCGTTAG
- a CDS encoding DUF3069 domain-containing protein, whose amino-acid sequence MSDATNNEVQEIDLTTISPELRQVIEFDEVPKEMHNMVTSIHEVSEEAVRETWSSLPASAQNVLDNFEQFHALISVSQAFAGVNMMEEFPTLKLPEGMSDEEKEEYRAQLLDQILHNCVKDMAKQIKKARRDAILKRDFKEVFIR is encoded by the coding sequence ATGTCAGACGCTACAAACAACGAAGTACAAGAAATCGATTTAACCACTATCTCACCAGAGCTTCGCCAAGTTATCGAATTTGATGAAGTGCCTAAAGAGATGCACAACATGGTTACTTCTATTCATGAGGTGTCTGAAGAAGCAGTGCGTGAAACTTGGAGCAGCCTTCCAGCAAGCGCACAAAATGTTTTGGACAACTTTGAGCAATTCCACGCTCTAATCTCTGTTAGCCAAGCTTTCGCTGGTGTAAACATGATGGAGGAGTTCCCTACTCTTAAACTTCCAGAAGGCATGTCTGATGAAGAAAAAGAAGAGTACCGAGCTCAACTGCTTGACCAAATTTTACATAACTGTGTAAAAGACATGGCTAAGCAAATCAAGAAAGCGCGCCGTGATGCTATCTTGAAGCGTGATTTCAAAGAAGTTTTCATCCGCTAA
- the modC gene encoding molybdenum ABC transporter ATP-binding protein ModC, which produces MSALILQYQQQLGETFFDIDLELPSSGITAIFGRSGAGKTSLINAISGLKQPDKGLISVSGTTLFDSRNGINLPTHKRNVGYVFQESRLFPHMKVAANLKYGMKGTDKAHFEQIVSLLSLDSLLDRYPARLSGGEKQRVAIGRALLSKPSILLMDEPLASLDLPRKREVMPFLENLSETVNIPIIYVTHSLNEILRLANHLVIIEQGKVISSGVTEEVWASRAMQPWQSFSEQSSLFEGTLAEHNDDYALSRLKLGKSTSLWVQKVSSDIGAAVRLQVRANDVSITLEQPQGTSIRNILSVTIKSVETHQQGSNKQSVAVELELEPGCYLWATITLWALDELSLEIGQQVYAQIKGVSVAQRDIAVTH; this is translated from the coding sequence ATGAGTGCTTTGATCCTCCAATATCAGCAACAGTTGGGTGAAACCTTTTTCGATATCGACTTAGAACTCCCTAGCAGCGGAATTACAGCGATTTTTGGTCGTTCTGGTGCGGGGAAAACCTCCCTCATCAATGCGATTAGTGGCCTTAAACAGCCAGACAAAGGCTTGATCAGCGTATCTGGAACTACTCTGTTTGACAGTCGCAATGGCATTAATTTGCCAACCCATAAGCGCAACGTTGGTTATGTGTTCCAAGAATCGCGATTGTTCCCGCACATGAAAGTCGCGGCGAATCTTAAGTACGGCATGAAAGGTACTGACAAAGCGCACTTTGAGCAAATAGTCTCGCTGTTGTCTTTGGACTCATTGCTTGATCGCTATCCAGCTCGCCTGTCTGGCGGTGAGAAGCAACGTGTGGCAATTGGACGTGCTTTGTTGTCTAAGCCGAGTATTTTGTTGATGGATGAGCCATTGGCCTCTCTCGACTTACCTCGTAAGCGTGAAGTGATGCCGTTTCTGGAAAACCTCTCTGAAACAGTGAATATTCCAATCATCTACGTGACGCACAGCCTTAATGAGATCCTACGCTTGGCGAATCACCTTGTGATCATAGAGCAAGGCAAAGTCATCTCGTCGGGTGTGACGGAAGAGGTATGGGCATCGAGAGCCATGCAGCCGTGGCAATCATTCTCAGAACAAAGTTCATTGTTTGAGGGGACGTTGGCTGAGCACAATGACGATTACGCGTTGTCTCGACTGAAGCTTGGTAAATCGACATCGTTGTGGGTTCAGAAGGTGTCGAGCGACATTGGAGCTGCGGTAAGGTTACAAGTTAGGGCAAATGATGTCTCTATCACGCTAGAACAGCCGCAAGGCACTTCTATACGTAATATCCTCTCTGTGACTATTAAAAGCGTAGAGACGCACCAGCAAGGCTCAAACAAGCAGAGTGTTGCAGTAGAACTGGAGCTAGAGCCTGGTTGTTACTTGTGGGCCACCATAACCTTGTGGGCTCTGGACGAGTTGAGTTTGGAAATCGGTCAGCAAGTCTACGCGCAAATTAAAGGCGTGAGTGTCGCTCAGCGAGATATTGCCGTCACGCACTGA
- the modB gene encoding molybdate ABC transporter permease subunit, which produces MMYLSEYEYQALMLSLKVAGFAILWLIPIGIGLAWLLAKKQFVGKSIVESIVHLPLVLPPVVIGYLLLVMMGRQGVIGSWLNDVFGIVFSFSWKGAALACVVVALPLMVRSIRLSLETVDSKLEEAAATLGASPLRVFFTITLPLMIPGIITGTMLSFARSLGEFGATISFVSNIPGETQTIPLAMYTFIETPGAEMEAARLCVISIVIALGSLMLSEWLNKKSAKRLGGNA; this is translated from the coding sequence ATGATGTATTTATCGGAATACGAATACCAAGCCTTAATGCTGAGCTTGAAAGTCGCTGGGTTTGCCATCTTGTGGCTTATTCCTATTGGCATCGGCTTGGCATGGTTGCTTGCTAAGAAACAATTTGTGGGCAAAAGCATTGTAGAAAGTATTGTCCATTTGCCTTTGGTGCTTCCACCTGTGGTCATCGGTTACTTGTTGCTAGTGATGATGGGCAGACAAGGCGTTATTGGCTCTTGGCTTAATGACGTGTTTGGTATCGTATTCAGTTTTAGCTGGAAGGGCGCGGCACTCGCGTGTGTTGTTGTCGCGCTGCCATTGATGGTTCGTTCTATTCGTCTGAGCCTAGAAACCGTAGACAGTAAACTGGAAGAGGCCGCGGCCACATTGGGCGCTTCACCTCTTCGTGTGTTTTTCACCATCACTTTACCCTTGATGATCCCTGGGATCATTACCGGCACCATGCTTTCATTCGCAAGAAGCCTAGGTGAGTTTGGTGCGACCATCAGTTTCGTTTCAAATATTCCCGGTGAAACTCAAACCATTCCATTGGCCATGTATACCTTTATCGAAACCCCTGGCGCGGAGATGGAAGCGGCGCGTTTGTGTGTCATTTCAATTGTGATAGCGCTCGGTTCATTAATGCTATCTGAATGGCTCAACAAAAAGTCAGCAAAACGCTTGGGAGGGAACGCATGA
- the modA gene encoding molybdate ABC transporter substrate-binding protein, translating into MKKRVILLTIALASALSSSHLLAAEKLRVYAASSMTNAVNLLVEEFEKDHSVDVIPVYASTSSLVRQIERGAPADIFISANEKWMTHLVDRQLVSSDNVTNLCENELVLISPKETPISLDLSNGDQWAKLLTNERLAVGNTMSVPAGIYAKEALETLGVWDDVKTRLAPSNNVRMALALVERSEAKLGIVYKTDALLSKEVNLVSTFPSNLHTPIRYPVAKLSDKVVAEEFYTFLNSEKAKDTLNSFGFEVR; encoded by the coding sequence ATGAAAAAGCGAGTCATCCTTTTAACCATCGCCTTAGCATCGGCATTGAGTTCTAGTCATCTTTTGGCTGCGGAAAAGCTACGAGTTTACGCTGCATCGTCGATGACGAATGCGGTTAACTTGTTGGTCGAAGAGTTTGAGAAAGATCATTCTGTCGATGTTATTCCAGTCTATGCGAGCACGTCATCTTTGGTACGCCAAATCGAAAGAGGCGCGCCAGCAGACATCTTTATCTCGGCAAACGAAAAATGGATGACGCATTTAGTCGATCGTCAATTGGTTTCTAGTGACAATGTCACAAACTTGTGCGAAAACGAACTGGTGCTGATTTCCCCGAAAGAGACGCCAATATCGTTGGATCTCTCAAACGGTGACCAATGGGCTAAACTACTAACGAATGAAAGACTTGCGGTTGGCAATACTATGTCGGTTCCTGCAGGTATCTATGCGAAAGAAGCGCTAGAAACGTTAGGTGTCTGGGACGATGTGAAGACTCGATTGGCACCAAGTAACAATGTTCGTATGGCATTGGCTTTGGTAGAGCGTAGTGAAGCTAAGCTTGGCATTGTCTACAAAACAGATGCGTTGCTTTCTAAAGAAGTGAACCTCGTGTCGACGTTCCCATCAAATTTACATACGCCAATACGTTACCCTGTAGCGAAATTGAGCGATAAAGTCGTCGCAGAAGAGTTTTATACTTTCCTTAATAGCGAAAAAGCGAAGGACACCTTGAACAGTTTTGGATTTGAAGTGCGCTAA
- a CDS encoding cobyric acid synthase, which yields MRSPLNALMVQGTTSDAGKSVLVAGLCRVLARKGIKVAPFKPQNMALNSAVTKDGGEIGRAQAVQAQACNIEPTVHMNPVLLKPNSDTGAQVILQGRAISNMEATGYHDYKKVAMDTVIDSFDRLSEEYESVMIEGAGSPAEINLRENDIANMGFAEKADIPVIIVADIDRGGVFAHLYGTLELLSESEQARVKGFVINRFRGDIALLQSGLDWLEEKTGKPVIGVLPYLHGFNLEAEDAITSAQESDGEAKLKVVVPVLTRISNHTDFDALRFNPSIDLRYVGKGERVNNADLIILPGTKSVRADLDYLKQQGWDKDIQRHLRLGGKVMGICGGYQMLGNIIHDPDGVEGEPGSSEGLGYLDTETTLTQQKTLTNVRGTMTLDGKTAEVKGYEIHVGRTDVKETVLPVQLESGSLDGAVNQDNSIFGTYLHGVFDNSDALSLICEWAGANDVTAIDHEQLKELGINRIADAIEEHLNLDLLWPELTI from the coding sequence ATGCGATCACCGTTAAACGCCCTTATGGTTCAAGGGACAACGTCAGATGCCGGAAAAAGTGTTTTGGTGGCAGGTTTATGCCGTGTTTTGGCAAGGAAAGGAATCAAAGTGGCACCTTTTAAGCCACAAAACATGGCGTTAAACAGTGCGGTGACAAAAGATGGCGGCGAAATTGGCCGCGCTCAAGCCGTTCAGGCGCAAGCTTGTAACATTGAACCTACTGTTCACATGAACCCGGTATTGCTAAAACCCAATTCAGATACTGGCGCACAAGTGATTCTGCAAGGCCGAGCGATCAGTAATATGGAAGCTACGGGTTATCATGATTACAAGAAAGTGGCGATGGATACCGTTATTGACTCATTTGACCGACTTTCTGAAGAATACGAAAGCGTGATGATTGAAGGTGCGGGTAGCCCAGCCGAGATCAATCTTCGCGAAAATGATATCGCTAACATGGGATTTGCTGAGAAAGCGGACATCCCAGTGATCATCGTTGCCGATATTGACCGTGGTGGCGTTTTTGCGCACCTCTACGGCACATTAGAGTTGTTATCTGAATCTGAACAAGCTCGCGTAAAAGGCTTTGTGATAAACCGCTTTAGAGGCGATATCGCGTTACTTCAATCTGGACTTGATTGGTTAGAAGAGAAAACCGGCAAGCCAGTAATTGGTGTATTGCCATATCTGCATGGTTTTAACCTAGAAGCGGAAGATGCCATTACCTCAGCCCAAGAGTCTGACGGAGAAGCTAAACTTAAAGTCGTGGTGCCAGTGCTAACCCGAATCAGCAACCATACGGACTTCGACGCGTTAAGATTTAATCCTTCTATTGATTTACGTTATGTCGGTAAAGGTGAACGTGTAAACAATGCAGATTTGATTATCTTGCCGGGTACAAAATCGGTAAGAGCAGATTTGGATTACCTAAAACAACAAGGCTGGGATAAAGATATTCAGCGTCATCTACGCTTGGGCGGCAAAGTGATGGGTATTTGTGGTGGTTACCAGATGCTAGGAAATATCATCCACGATCCAGATGGCGTTGAAGGTGAGCCAGGAAGCAGCGAAGGGTTAGGGTATCTCGATACAGAAACGACGCTAACACAACAGAAAACCTTAACCAACGTACGCGGCACCATGACGCTGGATGGAAAAACAGCAGAGGTAAAAGGGTATGAAATCCACGTAGGTAGGACTGATGTCAAAGAAACAGTATTACCGGTTCAGTTAGAATCTGGCAGCCTAGATGGGGCTGTGAATCAAGATAACTCGATTTTTGGTACTTACCTGCATGGCGTATTCGATAACAGCGATGCGTTGTCGCTTATTTGCGAATGGGCAGGAGCCAACGATGTAACAGCGATTGACCATGAACAGCTTAAAGAGCTGGGTATCAATCGAATCGCTGATGCCATCGAAGAGCATTTAAATCTTGACTTGCTTTGGCCGGAATTAACCATTTAG
- a CDS encoding YgiW/YdeI family stress tolerance OB fold protein — translation MKKTVLAIASTIILAPTFAMASDHHSSNSNSKHESAIAYTGPIETVSVATLLADTSMFAEQEAIVDGKIVRQLKNDTFVFSDGQSEIQIELDDDIRLAQPLTADTKVRIFGEYEGGKTPEIEVDHIQVL, via the coding sequence ATGAAAAAAACTGTATTAGCTATCGCATCTACTATTATCCTTGCCCCTACTTTCGCAATGGCTAGTGACCACCACAGCAGCAATAGCAATAGCAAGCATGAGAGCGCTATCGCTTACACAGGGCCGATTGAAACCGTTTCTGTTGCGACACTACTTGCAGACACAAGCATGTTCGCAGAGCAAGAAGCGATTGTAGATGGCAAGATTGTTCGTCAGCTAAAGAATGATACATTTGTCTTCTCTGATGGACAGAGTGAAATTCAAATCGAATTAGATGATGATATCCGCCTAGCGCAACCGCTAACTGCTGATACTAAAGTACGCATCTTTGGTGAATATGAAGGCGGCAAGACACCGGAAATCGAAGTGGATCATATCCAAGTTCTATAA